AGGACTCTATTTAAAAGAGGTTGTACAAGATAGGTCGTGCGTCATTTGtctcgctcgcctcggGGTAAATCAAATCTTCTTGGCGGACGATCACCCTGCATAATAATTTATTCATGTACGATGATTAAGCAAGTTTGAAACTCGATGCATCGTACATGCAAGTGTGGGGAAGTCGCAATTCAGCTTCGCCAGGGTCAGTGTGCTGCGTGATGGTTAAGCAACGTATGGTGCTCCGTGCATATGATCAAGAACCGATTCGCATCTGCCCATCTTTTGACTCTCAACCAGGATGCTGGTGCGTTCGCTACGTCTGTGTCTATTCTCTTTGGCACCCTTGGTGATTGCTGAAGGACCGGGCGGCTACGTCTCTCCTTATTCAAAGGGAAGTAATATGACTGTTGTATATTGCCTATCCTCATGCAGGCTTTCGGAAGTGATTACACGCAGCAGCCATTCAATGTCATTCTTTCAAGCTATTCGGACGAAGGTATGCTAGACCATTGGAATATGAGCGACTATATGACATCCCTTGGGTACGCATTGGGAAAATGCGCAACAGGTGATCGAGGCCCTCCCATTACTAGTGATGAAGATTCAGGAATGTTTCGTCATTCGCCTGAATGTGATACGTCTCGAACCGAGAGTCTTTATTTTCATTATGTTTGGAAACCATCTGAAAATACGACGCAAGATGCAGTCTTTATCGCCGCAGCCTTGGTGATTCCAGGAAAAAACGGCGACAGGGTCATCGACAATGGTTTTGATCTCGGCCGTGATGCATTTGTATCCAGGGCGACTCTAAACAATACGGGCGGTCCTATTGCCAGTTTTGCCAATACGGTCTCGAAGAGCTCAAATATCGAGTTTAGGACTTCCGTCGTGCACAATGACACCTCACTCCTGGCCAATGTCTCGAAACAGAATTTTGCCAACAATGTTAGCACGGACGGTCGCATTCCTATTCTCGTTATCCACAGGTCCAATGTGGCTGGCAATGAGGCGCCTAGACACTTTCCCACTCCCAATGCGACTTCAGCTGCGGATGCGTCTCACCATGGTGGTCAAGCCGGTATGACATATTACCTCCCTACAACCCAGCTCGTAGTTCTGGCTTCAATCATTGCCCTTGCGCCGATGGCATTTAGTACTTGATTCAATGACAATAGAATTAGAATCGCCAGGCGACATCTAAACCCCAGTTCGAATTGTTCTTGTCGTTGCAACCTCTTGGCATTCCTCCACCTCGACTCGCGATGCACAATAAAAGCGCCGCGGTTATGACTTGCCTTGCTATTCTTTTTATAGTGTTTTGTGCTTTTATGGCCTCAATTGTGCTCATGATGGTTGTATTTTGACGTGATTCATAAGATAAATTCATCCTGGGCAATGCAATGTAAAGTAGATCGCCAAGGACAAGTTCAATTTAGTCGCTCTTGGCGCTCCTCCACCTCGATTCAGAATGCACAATGAATAAGCAAAGTTTGATGATCCGTGCATGTGAGAAAGAATTGATTCGCAACTGGTCAACCCAGACTTGCTCTCGTCCGCAATGCTATCCCATTTCTTGATTCTGTGCTTATTATCCATTACCGCTTTCGTTGCCGCTGATGGGCCGGGAGGCTACATTTCTCCATGGTCATTGGGAGGCAGCATGACTACTGTTCCTAGAGATCCAGCCAACAATGGGACCAAAGGATTACCGTTAAACCTGATAATTTCGAGCAAATCAGAGATCCATTACACTTCATCTCCTGGGATATTTCATTTTTTTGAATCCCTTGGGTATGGAATCCCCGGGTACAATAACTCTGTGTCCTCGAATACGCTCACGATGGATGATCGAATGAATATCGGCCCCAACAGTCTTTATTTGCCTTATCCGAAATTCTTTTCATCAGACTGTAAAGATCCTCAAAATGCATGCCTTCAATTTTCTTTTGTGCACCAGATTGACGACGATGGCGTGCTAGATGACCAAGCTGGAGCCGTTTTTGTTACGGCTGCACTCGCACATTCGAGTGCAGGTGATGTCAAGGTGAACGAAAATGGATATGACCTTGCCCGAGACCAAATTGTAGCAAAAGCCACGTCAAGCTACTCTGGTGAGCCGATCGTTGACTCTGCCAACAAGAGCATTGCCTACAAAACCACTGTTGTGTATAACGATACCGAGCTTCTTTCTAACATCTCGGCAAATGATCTGCGGGATAATGTTAGTACTGACAGACGCGTCCCAATCCTTTTAGTGGAAAAGCTTACGGCTCCATTCAACGAGCCGACCAAGTCATACCCTGGGTATTTTAGTGGTGCCGGTATTATATCCCCTCTTTCAACCATGCAAGTCATTCTTGTTATTACCATTGTTTCGCTCTTACCTATGGCATTCATGAGTTGATTTCATGACAATAGTTTGAGAGCTAATAGGCATCAAATAAAAAAAACGCAGATCGACTTGCGCACGTCATTGGACCCTCTTGGCATTCCTCCACCTTGATCGTAATGCATAATCAATAAGCAAAGTTTGATGCACCGCGCATCTGAACAAGAATACGTTCGCATCGGTCCAATTCAAGCTAGCTGTCGACCACGATGCTACCGCCTTTGATGTTTCTGTGGTTATTTTCCTTTGCCACACTTGTCACCGCTGACGAGACCGGTGGGTACATTTCCCCGTGGTCCATGGGGGGGCAATATGACTACCATCCCTAATAACCCAACCAGCAATGCATCCAAAGGACTGCCGCTAAACCTGATTATCTCCAACAAATCAGATATACATACGGGCGGTGATCCACCCACGCCTACAGCATTCTTTATATCCCTTGGTTTCGATGGTTGAGCGCCTGATATTCTGTCTCGTTTGACGAAACTCCACTTGAATGATACAATCTCGGTGGCAGGCTCCAAGACGGGTTATCTCAGACAACCAGAGTTTTATTCACAAGGCTGTCTCGATTCGACAGAGTCCTACCTTCAATTTGTGTCTTAAACTCAAGATAATCGTTCTCATTTTTCAAATGGCGACGAAAAAGCGGCCGTGTTCATCGGTGCTGCAATTGCCCATTCCACTGCGGATGAAGTCAAGGTTGTCGAAAATGGGTATGATTTGGCCCGAGACGAAATCGTAGCTAGGGCAACGTCAAGCCACTCTGGCCAGCCGGTTATTGACTACTCCAACAAGAGCCTTGCGTACAAGACTACTGTCGTCTACTATGATACCGAACTTCTTTCCAACATCTCAGCGAGTGACTTGCTCGACAACATTGGCACTGACCACCGTGTCCCAATCCTTCTGGTGGAAACACTCTCGGCCCCATTTAAGGAGTCAACCAAATCTTATCCTATCTTTAACGGTGGTGCCGGGGTGTGGGCTTCTCTTCCTATTGTCCCACTTGCCCTCTTTGCCTCTATAATTGCTCTTCTTCCCATCATTCTTTAATCTTGTCGCATTTCGTAGTTGGACTATCCGACTCATGGCGCATTTGCAATGAAACATACCGTCTCTAGCACGTAAAGTTAGTCGCTCTTGGCATTCCTCCACCTGGATTACAGCGTCGGCACAAATCGCCGCGTCCCAATCCTTGTCGTACACAAGTTTAATGCGTCCAGCAACGAAACGCTCGCATCCTTCTCCTTCCAAAAAAATCTACATCGCACCACGGCGGCCAAGCTGGCCCCTTTTTTCCCATCCCACAACCCCCCTccgtgctcctcgcggcCCTCCTCCCCCTCCTCTTGTAGTCGACTTGACACGTTTTCTACGTACCCTTCAAAAGCTACGCCCATTTCCAACGTGTGGAGAGTCGGTTGACTAGCACAGTGCATAATAGACAAACATGGTACAGACCCAGCCTAGGCCTTGCTGCTGCTAGTCACCAGAGTAGTGACAGCATGCATTAGCGAAtcgagcgcgctgctgcgtccCGCGCAGCACGAGTGGACCGCTGCGCGGCAGTCGTCGAGCCGTTCGTGGCAGAGAAGGGTTGAGTAAAGGCGCCCACAGGCGACatgctcgatgcgcccgTCGGCATCGTCTGGCCGGGGCGCATGTGGAAGGCAGTCGGAGGCGGCGGCTCCTCGGTTCCGTGGCCCGCGTGGCTCACGCCGGCAGCCGAGTAGGGGttctcgccgccgacccAGCTGTCCATGTACGACGAGGGCCAGACGGATGGGTCGTCCTGGTCATACACGTTCGAATGGGGACGATCGTACGAGCCTTGGTCGTACGACGTGCGTTCaaacgccgcggcgcgcggcggcgatacgggcgccgccggctgcTCGTACGCCTGCGTATACGCCGGCGACTGCGGGGGCGAGGGGTGCATTCCGACCACTTCGTCCGCGGCAGCGGCCCTCTCCGACGGGCTCTGCGGCTCGTTCGTGCGCGTGatcgtgccgcggcgctgcgcgacagaaggtcggcgtgctgcggcgacgcccgcgccggtgccAGCGAGTCCTGCGGCGGCAACAGGCGGCGCAATCTCGGATGTGGTGGCATGCGTCGGAGCGTACGACGGCTGCTCCTCGTAGTTGgctgcggcagcgccaaacggcgaggcggccgtgTTGACGCTCGCGGGGTAGCCGCGCGTGTCGTAGttcggctcgctcggctgcgcgccgtactgcgtcgcgccgccgtacgACGCCGGGCCGGTCGTCGCCGGGTAGTTGGTCTGGTGCGCCATTTCCGGTGCAGTGTTTGTGCGCCTGCGTTTGCGCAGGCAAATAAATAGCATCGCCAGCAAGGCGGCCAGGAGGATCGCGCCGACCACACCGCCGACCACACCGCCGGCAATCGCTCCCGTGTTCGTGTGCGAGCCGCTCTCGAGGTTCGACGCGGACGGggacgccgacggcgacgaggacgggAGCGTAGACATCGCCGCGCCCGTGTCCGTGTCGACCGAGTTGCCGGACGTGTCGCTTGAtgacgagcgacgcgtcgagctcgatgTGGACGAACGcgagctggacgagcgcgtcgacgacgacgaggtcgatgtcggcgacgaggacgtcgtgctgctcgaAGACGTGgtggtcgagctgctcgacgtggtgGTCGTCAGCGTATCCGTGAGACTCGTGCCGgtcgctgcgtcagaaAAGACACGTACAAGTCAGTCCGCCGATTCCGCCGAGCTCTGTGGAAatggagcgcgtcgaggagtCCGACGTGCGCGAAGAGCGCACCGTGCTCAGCGTGCGGTAGCGCGTCGATGTCGGGTCGTCATCCTCATCGTAGCGGGTCGACTCCGCGGTGAGAAGGACCGTGACGGGGTCGCCGTCGGCATCCGTGGTTTCGACCGGTTCATCGCCACCGAGACCCAGCTGCCGCTTGCGGTCTCCAAAGACACGAGCCCTACGAATAGGTGCCGCGGTCGGCCTAGCAGCCGAGGTCGGCACTGCTTCACCCATAATCAAGACGATGCGAGGAGGCTGTCGTGAGCGGCACAGCCAGCAAAAGGTAAAGGAGCCCCGGCCTTGCGTCGACCCTGCCGGGAAAACGCGTCACGCTGCAGGAATCACATGGAATTAAACAGTGGGGCTTTAGGCGCAACTGCAGCGAATCGATaggcgcgcatgcgccccAGCCCCCTTGCGCGGCAAATGGCCGACTCCGGCGGGAAGCCCGCGCGCTATCAAGAACGCGCTGCCCCTCCCTACAGGGTACTTGCACAGGGACGTTGCGTTGCGTCATTTTGCGTACATGCTCGCAGGAGACCACCTATACAGACTACTATTACAACGCACTACGCACGCTCGTACGCGTTCCGTCGCGGGGGGGAGTCGTGCGTGTGACCATGACAGGGGCCATGGCGGCCATGGCGTGCATGCCGCCGGTTGCGCATCGTGCCCGAggggcgcgctgcaccgtcATCGTCAGACGACTCGGGCACGCTTGACTCACTgtcgtccgagtccgaCCCAGAGCTCTCGGAGGAGGACTCGCCAAAGGCGCGGGGTTTATGATAGATACAGCAAACTAGGGTTAGGCAGGCAACGTACTCTTGCTCTTTTTCTTGCCGAGTCCTTCGTTGTCGACCGTGTCATCGGTCcacacgacgcgccgctcgcgtgAGGAGGATGCTTCCGCAGTCGTACCGGAGCGGGGACGCGTAGATTCGCCACGTAgacgcagcacgccgacctcgcggtcaccgtgcgcggctgcgATATCGTCGCTTTCCGCGGACGGCGTCGATTGGATCGTCATCGTACGCGACCCGTGCGCATCAGGGCGTGTCATCCGTGTGGATGACATGCCAGGTTGTGAACTCATCGCGCGAAACACCAAGGGCCATGCAAGCCGCACCCAAACTGCCTACGCACGCCACACGCCACGCCAGGGGCCCCGCTGGGAAGTCCTCGCCGGTTGCCGCAGCGGTGGAGGCCGCCACCGCGGCTACGGCCACATTTTTGCCCCGGCCGAACGCGCGTGGCACGCCGCGAAAAAAAAATTGGCAGGTGGAGGAAAGAAAGATATAAATACAGGGCCCCTGCGCCACCCGTTTTCCTCTAAGATCATAGTACGTGTCACACCGACCCCTATGAATGGACACTAACACTTTCGCAGCTTTACGGAATCACTTAATAAAGTCGATAACCGGATCTTTCGTGCTCAAACGCATGTCACAATATTTCAGTCTAGTCGATGAAACCCGGACGTTATGACGCTTGCGTCTGCCAACTCCCTTTTAGCCAGTGAGGGACAAATGGGCCTTGCCGCCCGTCGATGATCTGCAGCCCTTCGATTGCTTCGAGGCCTTTTTTGGGTTCTTGGATTTTCTAGGACGTTCGGATTGTTCGGATTGCTCGACAATCGTTGGGGGGATTGGCCGTCCTACTCTGATAGACTACTTTTGTGACATGTAGTTTGCGCTGGATAGTGTACAATATGGTGTTGATCTATTTCTGTTTGTGTTGAAAAGTAGTGTGACTGGACATGAGCAATGTGCTCATGCTATGTacggcgagggcgagtgCATGCATTCGCGTACGCCTctgcgcgtgccggtcCTGACGCTGGCGGCAGTCCCCTGAACCCACCGCTCGGATCACGTCACGTGACTTTTCTCCGGAGCACAAAAAAAGAGGATGCCTCCTGGGCTTGCTCAAGAGAGCCCGCCCAAGACAGCATCAATACAGCAAAGACCCTCCTTCGTAAAAGAGAATCGGTCAGAAAAATTGGTCATGCTGCCTATAGTGTGGGACCAGCCCGGTTGAATCTAGTAAAAGGCGAGGTTCAAGGTTTCAGAGTAGGTCCCACAGCAGCAGAATAAGGAGCTGCACCACCGCGCCCCCCCGTCTTTTTATATTTTTGTGGAGGGGAAATTACCAATTAtttcgcgcgcgcggccccCGCCTGTTTGGCCGTTGCTTACGTCGGTCCACTGCGGAGGCTTCACGTGGAACAGTGGAGGCCAAAGTGGCCCCCTCCACGTCAGACGCTCGCACGTTCGCTCCGCGGTTGCGCCACAAGGACCTGGCCTTTGCACGCAGGGGATGGCGTATGGTCATGAGTAGGATACAGAGATTGTGCTTTTTGAGCATTGTGGCTGCGGCCCTTGCGCTTGTTGTGGGCCTTGGCGGCGTCCAGGCCGTGAATCCGTCGATGGAGTTCAACGCACCGCCCaagccgcgcgccggctTCTTGCAGGAAGTGCTGGACCCCCAAGGGCAGCACAAAGACAAGGACCACAAGCATACCCCCCTTTGTCGCCCCACCGGCCAGATCGAAGATGCGTGTGCGGACTACGAGAgtgtcgagcagctcaacGATGCGTACATGTTCCAAAaactcgacgcgctgcgtcggaCGAAATACTTTCGCTACTTTTTGGTGGATTTGTTCAAGGACTGCCCCTTTTGGGTAGACGATGGCCTGTGCATGAACCGTGCGTGTGCCGTGGAAAAAATGGACGAGACAGATGTGCCTGAGGAACTGCGTGCTTCGCGTCTtggcgcggtgcaccgcTCGCACGACGATACGCACGAagggcgtgcgcaaggcggcgaTGACATCAACTTTTGTCATttggacgacgaggacgcgtcgcccgacgccgTCTACGTCGACCTGCTTAAGAATCCCGAGCGGTTTACCGGCTATGCTGGCCCCAGTGCCAACCGTGTCTGGCGGAGTATTTACGAGGAAAACTGCTTTGGCGGTATCCAGTTTACCGAGCCCCCCCGCGCCACGTCGCTGGGCGGCTCGGGCTTTGTGACGCCAAAGCAACTCAAGTCCGGCAAGGCGATCCCCCCCTCGCTCCTGTcgcccgcctcgacgccctTCCGCCCCGGCGGTCTCGAGTCGCTGATCGACTCGGTGCAAGCA
This region of Malassezia japonica chromosome 8, complete sequence genomic DNA includes:
- a CDS encoding uncharacterized protein (TransMembrane:1 (o233-259i)) is translated as MTIQSTPSAESDDIAAAHGDREVGVLRLRGESTRPRSGTTAEASSSRERRVVWTDDTVDNEGLGKKKSKNRKRQLGLGGDEPVETTDADGDPVTVLLTAESTRYDEDDDPTSTRYRTLSTVRSSRTSDSSTRSISTELGGIGGLTCTDRHESHGYADDHHVEQLDHHVFEQHDVLVADIDLVVVDALVQLADTSGNSVDTDTGAAMSTLPSSSPSASPSASNLESGSHTNTGAIAGGVVGGVVGAILLAALLAMLFICLRKRRRTNTAPEMAHQTNYPATTGPASYGGATQYGAQPSEPNYDTRGYPASVNTAASPFGAAAANYEEQPSYAPTHATTSEIAPPVAAAGLAGTGAGVAAARRPSVAQRRGTITRTNEPQSPSERAAAADEVVGMHPSPPQSPAYTQAYEQPAAPVSPPRAAAFERTSYDQGSYDRPHSNVYDQDDPSVWPSSYMDSWVGGENPYSAAGVSHAGHGTEEPPPPTAFHMRPGQTMPTGASSMSPVGAFTQPFSATNGSTTAAQRSTRAARDAAARSIR